A DNA window from Desulfonauticus submarinus contains the following coding sequences:
- a CDS encoding Mut7-C RNAse domain-containing protein — protein sequence MTSFKIYFIFSSEYKFFLKNNNLNFGYTLKRRASIKDILESFGIPHPEIGKIFCFQQEVDFFYIPKPRDVFKVYYHTLPLDISQKSILRPRRFLELKFICDVNVGKLATLLRMAGEDVLYNPIWDDFKIAQLAWQEQRVVLTKDRGLLKRKLVEWGYLLRSSSPDLQLKEVKRVFGLKGTNIFKRCLCCNAVLEPIEKTKILDKLEPKTKKYYNEFFICPECGKIYWRGSHFEYMRKRLLKNGFKLAR from the coding sequence ATGACCTCTTTTAAAATTTATTTTATTTTTTCTTCTGAATATAAATTTTTTTTAAAAAATAATAATCTTAATTTTGGTTATACATTAAAACGCCGAGCCTCTATCAAAGATATTTTAGAGTCTTTTGGGATTCCTCATCCTGAAATAGGTAAAATTTTTTGTTTTCAACAGGAAGTTGATTTTTTTTATATTCCCAAACCAAGGGATGTGTTTAAAGTATATTATCATACTTTGCCTTTGGATATTAGTCAAAAAAGTATTCTTAGGCCAAGAAGGTTTTTAGAATTGAAATTTATTTGTGATGTGAATGTGGGGAAGCTAGCCACTTTATTGAGAATGGCTGGCGAGGATGTACTTTACAATCCTATTTGGGATGATTTTAAAATTGCTCAACTTGCTTGGCAAGAACAAAGAGTAGTTCTCACCAAGGATAGGGGACTGTTAAAAAGAAAATTGGTGGAGTGGGGCTATTTGTTGAGGTCGTCATCTCCTGATTTACAGTTAAAAGAAGTGAAAAGGGTTTTTGGCTTAAAAGGTACGAACATATTTAAACGTTGTTTATGTTGTAATGCGGTTTTAGAACCAATAGAAAAAACAAAAATTTTAGATAAGCTAGAGCCAAAGACAAAAAAGTATTATAATGAATTTTTTATCTGTCCTGAATGTGGAAAAATTTACTGGCGGGGAAGTCATTTTGAATATATGAGAAAACGTCTATTAAAAAATGGGTTTAAGTTAGCCAGATAG
- a CDS encoding M48 family metallopeptidase, with the protein MNSYYWQIIILTIIFVHLGINLWLEILNIKSLKTKIPPFLQDIFSAEKYKQSQSYTKELTILNLIEKIIITSLLIIAIKLNLFNYLNKISISISSNYLFQGTIFFFLLFICIELISFPFELIQNFYLENKYGFNKMSFKIFLQDKIKTYILSFLLGGILLITIFFIFKNFGKLAWLYAFLGVSIFMFIIQYLAPKIILPLFNKFIPISDSSLKQKIHNLAQKIGYKIQDIYIMDGSKRTTKANAFLTGFGKYKKIALFDNLVNTLSHQEIIAVLAHELAHFKLKHIFKQIILSLANLAIFLITLQLFLHQPNISKALGIEYPSIHANLLAFSLIFTPLSFILGIMENFLSRKFEKQADMFALKFVKSQDLISALKKLAQNNLSNLTPHPIYVFFFYSHPPLTKRIKYLQQNSSSI; encoded by the coding sequence ATGAATTCCTATTATTGGCAAATAATCATTTTAACTATAATCTTTGTACATTTGGGAATAAATTTATGGTTAGAAATTCTTAATATAAAAAGTTTAAAAACAAAAATCCCTCCTTTCTTGCAAGATATATTTTCTGCTGAAAAATACAAACAAAGTCAATCATATACTAAAGAACTTACCATTCTAAATTTAATAGAAAAAATAATTATAACATCTCTTCTAATTATAGCAATTAAACTAAATTTATTTAACTATCTTAATAAAATAAGCATCAGTATTTCTTCAAATTATCTTTTTCAAGGAACTATTTTTTTCTTTTTACTGTTTATATGCATAGAATTAATATCTTTTCCTTTTGAGTTGATTCAAAATTTTTATTTAGAAAACAAATATGGATTTAATAAAATGTCTTTCAAAATATTTCTTCAAGATAAAATAAAAACCTATATACTTTCTTTTTTACTAGGAGGCATATTACTAATTACAATATTTTTTATCTTTAAAAATTTTGGCAAGTTGGCTTGGTTGTATGCATTCTTAGGTGTTAGTATATTTATGTTTATAATTCAATATCTAGCTCCCAAAATTATTTTACCTCTTTTCAATAAATTTATCCCTATATCTGACAGCTCTTTAAAACAAAAAATCCATAATTTAGCCCAAAAAATAGGATATAAAATACAAGACATCTATATTATGGACGGATCTAAACGAACCACAAAAGCCAATGCATTCTTAACAGGATTTGGAAAATATAAAAAAATCGCTCTTTTTGACAACCTTGTGAATACTCTTTCCCATCAAGAAATAATTGCTGTGCTCGCCCATGAATTAGCTCATTTCAAGCTAAAACACATCTTTAAACAAATAATTTTGTCTTTAGCCAATTTAGCTATTTTTTTAATCACTCTTCAATTATTTCTACATCAACCTAATATATCTAAAGCACTTGGCATCGAATATCCTTCTATACACGCTAATTTACTTGCCTTTAGCTTAATATTTACACCACTATCATTTATTTTAGGTATTATGGAAAATTTTCTTTCTAGAAAATTTGAAAAACAGGCTGATATGTTTGCCCTTAAATTTGTAAAAAGCCAAGATCTTATTTCTGCTTTAAAAAAGCTCGCTCAAAATAATCTATCAAATCTAACACCTCATCCCATTTATGTATTCTTTTTTTATAGCCATCCGCCATTAACTAAAAGAATAAAATATCTACAACAAAATAGTTCCTCTATTTAA
- a CDS encoding DNA recombination protein RmuC — MEFIFLILLTCIILLLIFLFFKNYQFQKLFDLLQDNINKNILEQYKQTQEQIERNSELFSKIEKSFSDFQLSFLNLFKDISNSINRAITSNTEKIEEFKLSQQKFNQNLIDNLNKDFITINEKLIRQLQTNFKEIREDISSSLNSNTKKIDEFKDAQQEFKDYILRNININFKEINELVHKRLNEISSKVNERLDNNFKNINETFEKIIGGIARISEAQRKIEELSTEVVSLQNVLTDKKTRGIFAEVQLRNILEAVFGQNDNIYQLQPRLKDGLVPDAIVFIPNEKPLPVDAKFPLENYQRMFEDKKFVQKFKQDIKKHILDINRKYVQHSELMDMAIMFIPAEAVFAEIHAKHQDIIQEAVNRKVWITSPTTFMALLTTISSLIRDAKTREYAKKIQEELIRLSSNFRRYRERWEKLAKHIDIVTKDVKDIHTTTKKISSEFDKIQNVKFLDK; from the coding sequence ATGGAATTTATTTTTTTAATTTTACTTACTTGTATAATTCTACTTTTGATTTTTTTGTTTTTTAAAAACTATCAATTTCAAAAATTATTTGATTTATTGCAAGATAATATAAATAAAAATATATTGGAGCAATATAAACAAACACAAGAACAAATAGAAAGAAATAGTGAATTATTTTCTAAAATAGAAAAAAGTTTTTCTGATTTTCAATTATCTTTTTTAAATTTATTTAAAGATATATCTAATTCTATAAATAGGGCAATAACATCAAATACAGAAAAAATAGAAGAGTTTAAACTTAGTCAACAGAAGTTTAATCAGAACTTAATAGATAATCTTAATAAGGATTTTATTACCATAAATGAAAAATTGATTAGACAACTTCAGACTAATTTTAAAGAAATTAGAGAAGATATATCTTCATCTTTAAATTCAAATACAAAAAAAATAGATGAATTTAAAGATGCTCAACAGGAATTTAAAGACTATATTCTTAGAAATATAAATATTAACTTTAAAGAAATAAATGAATTGGTACATAAGCGTTTAAATGAAATTAGTTCTAAAGTTAATGAGCGTTTGGATAATAATTTTAAAAATATTAATGAAACTTTTGAAAAAATTATTGGAGGTATTGCTAGGATTTCTGAAGCTCAGAGAAAAATAGAAGAACTATCCACTGAGGTTGTTTCTTTACAAAATGTTCTTACGGATAAAAAGACAAGAGGTATTTTTGCAGAGGTGCAACTAAGAAATATTTTAGAGGCTGTATTTGGTCAGAACGATAATATTTATCAACTTCAACCAAGATTAAAAGATGGTTTAGTTCCTGATGCAATAGTTTTTATTCCAAATGAAAAACCTTTGCCTGTAGATGCCAAATTCCCTTTGGAAAATTATCAGAGAATGTTTGAGGATAAAAAGTTTGTTCAAAAATTTAAACAAGATATTAAAAAACATATTTTAGATATTAACAGAAAATATGTTCAGCATTCAGAACTTATGGATATGGCAATAATGTTTATTCCTGCAGAGGCTGTTTTTGCAGAGATACATGCTAAACATCAAGATATTATTCAAGAAGCAGTAAATAGAAAAGTGTGGATTACATCTCCAACAACATTTATGGCTCTTTTAACTACTATTTCATCTTTAATAAGAGATGCAAAAACTAGAGAATATGCTAAAAAAATACAAGAAGAATTAATAAGGTTATCGAGTAATTTTAGAAGATATAGAGAAAGATGGGAAAAACTAGCTAAGCATATTGATATTGTTACTAAGGATGTTAAAGATATTCACACAACTACTAAAAAAATATCAAGTGAATTTGATAAAATCCAAAATGTAAAATTTTTAGATAAGTAA